The Lipingzhangella halophila genome segment GCCGAGGTCCTCGACGAGGGGCGCGCCCTGTCCACGGGCGCCGCGGACCGCGGCATCGACCTCTCCCTGATCCGCGAGCTGAACCTGCTCACGGTGAAGCCGTTCATCTACGTCTTCAACCTCGAAAACGACGAGCTGGCCGACGAGGCGCTGCGCGGCAAGCTGCAGGACCTGGTCGCGCCGGCCGAGGCGATCTTCCTCGACGCCAAGATCGAGGCCGAGCTGGCCGAGCTGGAGGACGACGAGGCGGCCGAGCTCCTGGAGTCCCTGGGCCAGAACGAATCCGGGCTCGCCCAGCTCGCCCGTGTCGGGTTCGCCACACTCGGGTTGCAGACCTACCTCACCGCGGGGCCCAAGGAAGCGCGGGCCTGGACCATCCGGAAGGACGCCACCGCCCCCGAGGCCGCGGGGGCCATCCACTCCGACTTCCAGCGCGGGTTCATCAAGGCCGAGGTGGTCTCCTACGATGCCCTCGTCGCGGCCGGCACCATGCAGGCCGCGCGTGCCGCTGGCAAGGTCCGCATGGAGGGCAAGGAGTACGTCATGGCCGACGGCGACGTGGTGGAGTTCCGCTTCAACGTGTGACCGCGGCGCCACGGCGGCATCTGCCCTCCTACTACGCGGCGGGCGGCCAGGTCCCCGCCACACATCGGGTGCGCACGCGTGCGGATTCCGTGCCAAGGTATGCGCAAGAGGAAACGGCAACAGCGCAAGGCCGGCGGGGAAATTCCGGTGGAGGAAAACAGTGAACCTGGGGCGGCTTTTCGCGCTTGTCGGCGTGCTTTTCGGCGCGGTATTTGTGCTGGTCAATGCCGGTGGGCTGCCCGCCCCGTGGGACGTGGCCGTTCGCGTGGCCGGGGTGGCCCTGACGGCCGCGGCCGCCTGGTTCGGGATCATCCGCGGCTCGAACAACCCCCAGTCATGGTCGGGATCGCCTTGGGTCTACTGGG includes the following:
- the ychF gene encoding redox-regulated ATPase YchF — encoded protein: MSLSIGIVGLPNVGKSTLFNALTKNDALAVNYPFATIEPNVGVVGVPDPRLGVLAGMFDSAKVIPATVDFVDIAGIVRGASEGEGLGNQFLANIRECDAVCQVIRAFENADVTHVDGEIEPSRDIETINTELILADLQTLEKALPRLEKDAKRNAKDKTVQETLAAARAAAEVLDEGRALSTGAADRGIDLSLIRELNLLTVKPFIYVFNLENDELADEALRGKLQDLVAPAEAIFLDAKIEAELAELEDDEAAELLESLGQNESGLAQLARVGFATLGLQTYLTAGPKEARAWTIRKDATAPEAAGAIHSDFQRGFIKAEVVSYDALVAAGTMQAARAAGKVRMEGKEYVMADGDVVEFRFNV